In the Kineosporiaceae bacterium genome, one interval contains:
- a CDS encoding helix-turn-helix domain-containing protein: MQERQKTAGKALLSAHDVQELLHVDRSTVYRMAEDGRLSAIKIGRQWRFPAADIQALLDGSAPLGTASVAEILPARRVDEPAVRSSLDVDLAAAVTQVAADLLGVMMVVTDMDGVPITEVSNPCPWFAERLDDPTLLETCAQEWQQLADDPRFEPTLHTGQHGFECARAFIRSGSSLVGMVLAGGIAPRMSADSPDPVGVPQGLYDLDDAERARVLAALPRVAATLSRVHTRTPQPSQTSHIPQGRNAS; the protein is encoded by the coding sequence ATGCAGGAGCGGCAGAAGACGGCAGGAAAGGCACTGCTGAGTGCGCATGACGTGCAGGAGCTGCTTCATGTCGACCGTTCGACCGTCTACCGGATGGCGGAGGACGGCCGGCTGTCGGCGATCAAGATCGGGCGGCAGTGGCGGTTCCCGGCGGCGGACATCCAGGCACTACTCGATGGATCTGCCCCGTTGGGGACGGCGAGTGTCGCCGAGATCCTCCCGGCCCGGAGGGTCGATGAGCCTGCCGTGCGGTCGTCGCTCGACGTCGACCTCGCGGCCGCGGTCACCCAGGTCGCTGCCGATCTGCTCGGCGTGATGATGGTGGTCACCGATATGGACGGTGTTCCGATCACCGAGGTGTCCAACCCCTGCCCCTGGTTCGCGGAGCGCCTGGACGATCCGACGCTGCTGGAGACCTGCGCTCAGGAGTGGCAGCAACTGGCCGACGACCCCCGGTTCGAGCCCACGCTGCACACCGGTCAACACGGCTTCGAGTGTGCGCGGGCGTTCATCCGCTCCGGAAGCTCGCTCGTCGGCATGGTCCTGGCCGGCGGAATCGCCCCCAGGATGTCCGCCGACTCGCCCGACCCGGTCGGCGTGCCCCAGGGCCTCTACGACCTGGACGACGCCGAGCGGGCTCGCGTACTGGCAGCACTGCCCAGGGTGGCCGCCACATTGTCCCGGGTCCACACCCGGACTCCACAACCATCACAGACCTCGCACATCCCTCAGGGAAGGAACGCATCATGA
- a CDS encoding DUF1641 domain-containing protein has protein sequence MANEVVTSFGEEDLKALGANVVLILKTVQQMTQPQIMHFLSTAISDIQEVDEAPPPSAVKLLSQMRDPQVRRGLSRTLAVLGDLGGCR, from the coding sequence GTGGCGAACGAGGTCGTCACCTCCTTCGGCGAGGAGGACCTGAAGGCGTTGGGTGCCAACGTGGTGCTGATCCTCAAGACGGTGCAGCAGATGACCCAGCCGCAGATCATGCACTTCCTCTCGACCGCGATCTCCGACATCCAGGAGGTCGACGAGGCACCACCGCCATCCGCCGTGAAACTGCTGTCGCAGATGCGTGATCCGCAGGTGCGGCGCGGTCTGTCGCGCACCCTCGCGGTGCTCGGCGACCTGGGGGGCTGCCGGTGA
- a CDS encoding TusE/DsrC/DsvC family sulfur relay protein — protein MPVTTINGKSITVNDEGFLTEYDEWDEDLAKVLAANIGIDLTDAHWKVIHFLREDFKAQGETPTTRRVQQVAGIPIKEQFVLFPKKPGRKMSYIAGVPKPHGCV, from the coding sequence ATGCCGGTCACCACCATCAACGGAAAGTCCATCACCGTCAACGACGAGGGCTTCCTCACCGAGTACGACGAGTGGGACGAGGACCTGGCCAAGGTGCTCGCCGCCAACATCGGCATCGACCTGACCGATGCCCACTGGAAGGTCATCCACTTCCTGCGGGAGGACTTCAAGGCCCAGGGTGAGACCCCCACAACCCGCCGGGTGCAGCAGGTCGCAGGCATCCCGATCAAGGAGCAGTTCGTCCTGTTCCCGAAGAAGCCGGGACGCAAGATGTCCTACATCGCCGGCGTGCCGAAGCCACACGGCTGCGTCTGA
- a CDS encoding MMPL family transporter — protein sequence MSGPESGSGANRSCTPATLSAVLHWLGGRIHRSARWFVAVWLILLVFAFAAASGALGFTGLFERLKAGDAPTVPGESRDGQDLLARADPGQTSVILLAEGIDPAAPTLPTVLQPARAELSAVPNVAMVVDPFFPPATAAAPSMFVSTNRTAIIVSVRLAPELSGPAQDAVTATVEDHLNRLGAQLRTVGADRITIGGVQQLVDEVNSQVQEDLRIGEAIALPISLAVMVLVFGGLLAAGLPIIGAIASIGGGLASLLLFSLAIELDSSVPSVVSVLGLGLCIDYGLLLVSRFREEVRRLHLENGDRRRRPDDEVMRGALEHTLGTAGRTVLFSGITVAISLSGLLFFHASILRAVGAAGVSVVVVAVLVAITLVPALLALGGTRLVRPGITHWIPGLNRLARRLGDIAPEEGAFSRLARRVQRRPVVVFLGCLMALAAAAWPVLGIEVVTTGTSILPPASQQRHLFDTMEASFPALNPAPIRIVGRDAAAVKALAARAASVEGVSTVEPVQVIGEGADRIAVAGVRPDGDPRLSAGRDVVDRIRELRGDNSPILVTGETAVVRDFMADIAHRAPLAVGVVALTTVVLLFLMTGSILIPIKALVMNTVSLGASFGVLVWIFQQGHLEGLLGFTSTGGIDQTVPALALAFAFGLSMDYEVFLLSRIKETRDQLGGAGPGVNDAAVRQGLQHSGRIITSAALIVVIVFAGFAAGKLLIIKQLGVALAVAVAVDATLVRMLLVPATMTLLGEWNWWAPEPLRRLHERFGIREG from the coding sequence ATGTCGGGTCCGGAGTCGGGGTCGGGTGCGAACAGGTCGTGCACACCTGCCACGCTATCTGCCGTGCTGCATTGGTTGGGTGGGCGGATCCATCGATCGGCCCGTTGGTTCGTGGCTGTCTGGCTCATCCTGCTGGTGTTCGCTTTCGCGGCCGCCAGCGGCGCGTTGGGCTTCACCGGCCTGTTCGAACGGCTGAAGGCGGGCGATGCCCCCACGGTTCCCGGCGAGAGCCGGGACGGCCAGGATCTGCTGGCCAGGGCCGATCCCGGCCAGACCTCGGTCATCCTGCTCGCCGAGGGCATCGACCCGGCGGCCCCCACCTTGCCCACGGTGCTGCAACCGGCCCGCGCCGAACTCTCCGCCGTACCGAACGTGGCGATGGTGGTCGACCCGTTCTTCCCCCCGGCCACCGCAGCCGCGCCGTCGATGTTCGTCTCCACGAACCGGACGGCGATCATCGTCAGCGTGCGCCTCGCACCCGAGCTGAGTGGGCCGGCGCAGGACGCGGTGACCGCGACCGTCGAGGATCACCTGAACCGCCTCGGCGCGCAGCTACGCACCGTGGGCGCCGACCGGATCACCATCGGCGGCGTCCAGCAACTGGTCGACGAGGTCAACAGCCAGGTGCAGGAGGACCTGCGCATCGGCGAGGCGATCGCCCTACCGATCAGCCTGGCGGTGATGGTGCTCGTGTTCGGCGGCCTGCTGGCCGCCGGCCTGCCGATCATCGGCGCGATCGCCTCGATCGGGGGCGGCCTGGCGAGCCTGCTGCTGTTCTCGCTGGCCATCGAGCTGGACTCGAGCGTCCCGAGCGTGGTGAGCGTGCTCGGGTTGGGGCTGTGCATCGACTACGGCCTGCTGCTGGTGAGCCGGTTCCGGGAGGAGGTCCGCCGGCTGCACCTGGAGAACGGGGATCGTCGGCGCCGTCCGGACGACGAGGTGATGCGGGGCGCCCTCGAGCACACCCTCGGGACGGCGGGACGTACCGTGCTCTTCAGCGGCATCACCGTCGCGATCAGTCTGTCCGGCCTGCTCTTCTTCCACGCATCGATCCTTCGGGCGGTCGGCGCGGCGGGGGTCAGTGTGGTCGTGGTGGCCGTCCTGGTGGCCATCACCCTGGTGCCCGCCCTGCTCGCCCTGGGCGGCACCCGATTGGTGCGCCCGGGCATCACCCACTGGATCCCGGGCCTGAATCGGCTGGCCCGGCGGCTGGGTGACATCGCCCCCGAGGAGGGTGCCTTCTCGCGGCTGGCCCGGCGGGTGCAGCGGCGTCCGGTCGTGGTGTTCCTGGGTTGCCTGATGGCCCTGGCAGCCGCCGCGTGGCCGGTGCTGGGCATCGAGGTGGTCACCACGGGCACCTCGATCCTTCCCCCCGCCTCCCAGCAACGACACCTGTTCGACACCATGGAAGCCTCCTTCCCCGCGCTGAATCCGGCCCCCATCCGGATCGTGGGCCGCGACGCCGCGGCGGTGAAGGCGCTGGCCGCCCGCGCCGCCTCGGTCGAGGGGGTCTCCACCGTCGAGCCGGTGCAAGTGATCGGTGAGGGGGCCGACCGCATCGCCGTCGCCGGGGTCCGGCCGGACGGCGACCCCCGCCTCAGCGCGGGCCGGGACGTGGTCGACCGGATCCGGGAGCTGCGCGGCGACAACAGTCCGATCCTGGTGACCGGCGAGACCGCGGTGGTGCGCGACTTCATGGCCGACATCGCCCACCGCGCTCCCCTGGCGGTCGGCGTCGTGGCGCTCACGACGGTCGTGCTGCTGTTCCTGATGACCGGCTCGATCCTGATCCCGATCAAGGCGCTGGTGATGAACACCGTCTCGCTCGGGGCGAGCTTCGGCGTCCTGGTCTGGATCTTCCAGCAGGGCCACCTGGAAGGGTTGCTGGGCTTCACCTCGACCGGCGGCATCGACCAGACCGTGCCGGCGCTGGCCTTGGCCTTCGCGTTCGGGCTGTCGATGGACTACGAGGTGTTCCTGCTGTCTCGGATCAAGGAGACCCGTGATCAGCTCGGCGGAGCCGGCCCCGGCGTCAACGACGCCGCGGTGCGCCAGGGGCTGCAGCACTCGGGCCGCATCATCACCTCGGCCGCACTCATCGTGGTGATCGTCTTCGCCGGGTTCGCGGCGGGCAAGCTGCTCATCATCAAGCAGCTCGGGGTTGCCCTGGCGGTGGCGGTCGCGGTCGACGCCACGCTGGTTCGCATGCTCTTGGTACCCGCGACGATGACCCTGCTGGGCGAGTGGAACTGGTGGGCGCCCGAACCGTTGCGCCGATTGCACGAACGGTTCGGCATCCGCGAGGGCTAG
- a CDS encoding replication-associated recombination protein A, giving the protein MGPDGGHDAGRPVGTAPLAVRMRPRAVEELVGQAHLLEPGSPLRRLAETTPGESGRAGPASVILWGPPGTGKTTLAHVVSRATGRRFVELSAVTAGVKDVRAVMDDARDLSQLNRRQTVLFLDEIHRFTKAQQDALLPGVENRWVVLVAATTENPSFSVVAPLLSRSLVLTLRPLDDDDIRTLVQRALDDVRGFGGTLAIEPDAAAHLVRIAGGDARRALTALEAAAGAALSAGEDRITLVMAEQAIDRAAVRYDRAGDQHYDVASALIKSMRGSDVDASLHYLARMLEAGEDPRFIARRIMIAASEDIGMADPSALQTAVAAAQAVAMIGMPEARIILAQAVVHLATAPKSNASYLAIDAAIADIRAGRSGPVPAPLRDAHYPGARSHGHGTGYRYAHDDPRGVVEQQYAPDAIADAEYYHPTERGAEREIAARLERLRAIIRRPPSSRDPR; this is encoded by the coding sequence ATGGGGCCTGACGGTGGGCACGATGCCGGCCGTCCGGTGGGTACCGCCCCCCTGGCCGTACGGATGAGGCCGCGCGCCGTCGAGGAACTGGTCGGCCAGGCCCATCTGCTCGAGCCGGGCTCGCCCCTGCGGCGGCTGGCCGAGACCACCCCGGGCGAGTCCGGGCGGGCAGGGCCGGCCTCGGTGATCCTGTGGGGTCCGCCGGGCACCGGTAAGACGACCCTGGCCCATGTGGTCTCGCGGGCGACCGGACGCCGCTTCGTGGAGTTGTCGGCGGTCACCGCCGGGGTGAAGGACGTGCGGGCGGTCATGGACGACGCCCGCGACCTCTCGCAGCTGAATCGCCGCCAGACCGTGCTGTTCCTGGACGAGATCCACCGATTCACCAAGGCTCAGCAGGATGCGTTGCTACCGGGAGTGGAGAACCGTTGGGTCGTGCTCGTCGCGGCCACGACCGAGAACCCCTCGTTCAGCGTGGTCGCGCCGTTGTTGTCGCGCTCGCTCGTGCTCACCCTGCGGCCGTTGGACGACGACGACATCCGCACCCTGGTGCAGCGCGCCCTGGACGACGTGCGCGGCTTCGGGGGCACGCTGGCGATCGAACCGGACGCCGCAGCGCACCTGGTGCGCATCGCCGGGGGGGACGCGCGGCGCGCGTTGACGGCCCTGGAGGCGGCGGCCGGTGCGGCGCTGTCGGCGGGGGAGGACCGGATCACGCTGGTGATGGCCGAGCAGGCCATCGACCGGGCCGCGGTGCGCTACGACCGCGCGGGTGACCAGCACTACGACGTGGCCAGCGCACTGATCAAGTCGATGCGCGGCAGTGACGTGGATGCCTCGCTGCACTACCTGGCCCGGATGCTCGAGGCGGGGGAGGACCCCCGCTTCATCGCGCGCCGCATCATGATCGCGGCGAGCGAGGACATCGGCATGGCCGACCCCAGCGCGCTGCAGACGGCTGTCGCCGCGGCCCAGGCCGTGGCCATGATCGGCATGCCGGAGGCCCGGATCATCCTGGCCCAGGCGGTGGTTCACCTCGCCACGGCACCGAAGTCGAATGCCTCCTACCTGGCCATCGACGCGGCCATCGCCGACATCCGCGCGGGCCGGTCGGGTCCGGTTCCGGCGCCACTGCGCGATGCGCACTACCCGGGGGCACGCAGCCACGGGCACGGCACCGGCTACCGCTATGCCCACGACGATCCGCGAGGAGTGGTGGAACAGCAGTACGCGCCCGACGCGATCGCCGACGCGGAGTACTACCACCCCACCGAGCGGGGCGCCGAACGGGAGATCGCCGCCCGGCTGGAGCGACTGCGGGCCATCATCCGCCGCCCCCCGTCGAGCCGAGATCCTCGGTGA
- a CDS encoding DUF948 domain-containing protein codes for MDVGDVALLIIACAFLLLVGFLGVPLIKLGRVLDETRLTVRGVSDGTTPLLSEVTTTVATTNQQLTKVDTITSNVAQVSTNISALTSLFAATLGSPVVKVAAFSYGVRQAVNGRKARDARRATR; via the coding sequence ATGGATGTCGGCGACGTCGCTCTGCTCATCATTGCCTGCGCGTTCCTGCTGCTGGTCGGCTTCCTCGGGGTGCCGTTGATCAAGCTGGGGCGGGTACTGGACGAGACCCGGCTGACCGTCCGTGGGGTCAGCGACGGCACCACGCCGCTGTTGTCGGAGGTGACCACCACCGTGGCCACGACCAACCAGCAGCTGACCAAGGTCGACACCATCACCTCCAATGTGGCGCAGGTGTCCACCAACATCTCGGCGCTGACCTCGCTGTTCGCGGCGACCTTGGGCTCGCCGGTGGTCAAGGTCGCGGCCTTCAGCTACGGCGTCCGGCAGGCCGTCAACGGGCGCAAGGCGCGCGATGCGCGCCGCGCCACCCGCTGA